The following coding sequences lie in one Myxococcus xanthus genomic window:
- a CDS encoding ABC transporter permease, with product MLDVLHSLLFSTLDAAPALIFAALGAVLSERAGVIAVGMEGMMRVGAFCAAVAALTMPTPLAVVMGMLAGAALAGVHGFLSIRWRSDQVVSGIALNLVALAGGTFLLESLYGPNGTPPIQQLTRWNIPGLGSVPVLGALSGHSAPTYLALLLPFAFQGLLTRTPLGLRLRAVGDKPQAVATLGLSVPGLRWGAVLGSGLLAGLGGAVLSTAVLDRFEQHTPAGLGFMALAAMVFGRWTPVGAFLAATFFAFGNALRIGLVSSAPGLVELIPQGVLLALPYLLTLVVLTLQGQRSSAPAALGTPYEQESR from the coding sequence GTGCTTGATGTCCTCCACTCGCTGCTGTTCTCCACCCTGGACGCGGCGCCGGCGCTCATCTTCGCCGCCCTGGGCGCGGTGCTCTCCGAGCGCGCGGGCGTGATTGCCGTGGGCATGGAGGGGATGATGCGCGTGGGCGCCTTCTGCGCGGCGGTGGCGGCGCTGACGATGCCCACGCCCCTGGCCGTCGTCATGGGCATGCTCGCGGGCGCGGCCCTGGCCGGCGTGCATGGCTTTCTGAGCATCCGCTGGCGCTCGGACCAGGTGGTGTCCGGCATCGCCCTCAACCTGGTGGCCCTGGCCGGCGGCACCTTCCTGCTGGAGTCGCTCTACGGCCCCAACGGCACGCCGCCCATCCAACAGCTCACCCGCTGGAACATCCCCGGGCTCGGCTCCGTGCCGGTGCTGGGCGCACTGTCCGGGCACTCGGCGCCCACGTATCTGGCGCTGCTGCTGCCCTTCGCCTTCCAGGGCCTGCTGACCCGCACGCCCCTGGGCCTGCGGCTGCGCGCGGTGGGCGACAAGCCCCAGGCCGTGGCGACGCTGGGCCTGTCGGTACCGGGGCTGCGCTGGGGCGCGGTGCTGGGCAGCGGGCTGCTGGCGGGCCTGGGCGGCGCGGTGCTGTCCACCGCCGTGCTGGACCGCTTCGAGCAGCACACCCCCGCGGGCCTGGGCTTCATGGCCCTGGCCGCCATGGTGTTCGGCCGGTGGACGCCCGTGGGCGCCTTCCTCGCCGCCACCTTCTTCGCCTTCGGTAACGCGCTGCGCATCGGCCTGGTGTCGAGCGCCCCCGGGCTGGTCGAGCTGATCCCCCAGGGCGTCCTCCTGGCCCTGCCCTATCTGCTCACGCTGGTGGTGCTGACCCTCCAGGGCCAGCGCAGCAGCGCCCCCGCCGCGCTCGGAACGCCCTACGAACAAGAGTCGCGCTGA
- a CDS encoding sensor histidine kinase: MLETTETATYRPRVLAVDVESGGMERLCSILAPAGYDVLTASGLAAAAAAHQSADLVLLDVERPGTDGLATYRRLQDALGSPALPVLMLTPSADRETRREVLEAGVDDLLITEPLDPLELKVRIHTLLELKAHRERGGQRAEALKDPRARWVEMERLARVGTLAADVAQNLGRVGEGLQRALEHVRTRALQGLPPDADELKKLGVAGEQMRLHGQHLLSLGTTSPKDIQRFDLRDLIPAVVERMRDAGRLGTAEVKVQLPDEAIAVVFNRRQLEQVLVELLANAVDAVEDVTDRPRRIHVGVELPDIFGDFGPRLYVKDTGIGIFEDELQAVFEPYYTTKAPEKGAGLGLTVARTLVEAMGGAVTVQSRVNLGSTFTVELPEQTSSW, encoded by the coding sequence ATGCTGGAGACGACGGAGACCGCGACGTATCGGCCCCGAGTTCTGGCCGTGGACGTGGAGTCGGGCGGCATGGAGCGGCTGTGCTCCATCCTCGCGCCGGCGGGTTATGACGTGCTGACCGCGAGCGGACTGGCGGCGGCCGCGGCGGCGCATCAATCCGCGGACCTGGTGCTGCTCGACGTGGAGCGCCCTGGCACGGACGGCCTCGCGACGTACCGGCGCCTTCAGGACGCGCTGGGAAGCCCGGCCCTCCCCGTGCTCATGCTGACGCCCAGCGCGGACCGGGAGACGCGCCGAGAGGTGCTCGAGGCGGGCGTGGATGATCTGCTCATCACGGAGCCCCTGGACCCGCTGGAGCTGAAGGTCCGCATCCACACGCTGCTGGAACTCAAGGCGCACCGCGAGCGCGGTGGCCAGCGCGCCGAAGCCCTCAAGGACCCGCGCGCCCGCTGGGTGGAGATGGAGCGGCTGGCCCGCGTGGGCACGCTGGCCGCGGACGTGGCGCAGAACCTGGGTCGCGTGGGCGAAGGCCTCCAGCGGGCGCTGGAGCACGTGCGCACGCGCGCGCTGCAGGGCCTGCCGCCAGACGCCGACGAGCTCAAGAAGCTGGGCGTGGCGGGCGAGCAGATGCGCCTGCACGGCCAGCACCTGCTGTCGCTGGGCACCACCAGTCCGAAGGACATCCAGCGCTTCGACCTGCGCGACCTCATCCCCGCGGTGGTGGAGCGGATGCGTGACGCCGGCCGCCTGGGCACCGCCGAGGTGAAGGTGCAGCTGCCGGACGAGGCCATCGCCGTCGTCTTCAACCGCCGCCAGCTGGAGCAGGTGCTGGTGGAGCTGCTGGCCAACGCGGTGGACGCTGTGGAGGACGTGACGGACCGCCCGCGTCGCATCCACGTGGGCGTGGAGCTGCCGGACATCTTTGGGGACTTCGGCCCGCGCCTGTACGTGAAGGACACAGGCATCGGCATCTTCGAGGACGAGCTGCAGGCCGTCTTCGAGCCCTACTACACGACGAAGGCGCCCGAGAAGGGCGCCGGGTTGGGCCTCACCGTCGCGCGCACCCTGGTGGAAGCCATGGGCGGCGCGGTGACGGTGCAGAGCCGCGTCAACCTGGGCAGCACCTTCACGGTGGAGCTGCCCGAGCAGACGTCGTCCTGGTAG
- a CDS encoding phospho-sugar mutase gives MDTTGLKERAEAWRQADPDPSTAAELAALLAKADWAELEDRFSQDLEFGTAGLRGVLGAGPNRMNRAVIRRTTAGLARYLKEQVPDVATRGVVVGRDARNLSAELAEDTAAVLAAEGIPAHVFPEPVPTPLVAFAALHLNAAAAVMVTASHNPPEYNGYKVYWGNGAQIIPPHDTGIASAIARVEPANRVPLLTPADARANGLWRDLPAAIGDAYVRAILGLRVVGKGSDSLSIVYTAMHGVGGDWAVRALREAGFPRVTPVAEQQQPDGRFPTVRFPNPEEPGAMDLATATAERVKADVVLANDPDADRLAVMARDADGALRLLTGNEVGVLLGHYVLTQGSKQGKPHVVTTIVSSAQLGDIARSLGAACDEVLTGFKWIANRALEREQAEGTRFVFGYEEALGYTVGTVTRDKDGVGSALVMADLAAWCQARGTTVLGYLEEIQRAHGLYVGSQRNFTFPGAAGAQVIRGIMDAFRASPPKHIGGDAVRAVSDYKKGERGLPPSNVVAFELESGGRVTLRPSGTEPKIKYYFELKETLADGEPLAQARARAESRLARFIDAFLGLARERGQPA, from the coding sequence ATGGACACCACCGGACTGAAGGAGCGGGCGGAGGCGTGGCGTCAGGCGGACCCGGACCCGTCCACCGCGGCGGAGCTGGCGGCGCTGCTGGCGAAGGCGGACTGGGCCGAGCTGGAGGACCGCTTCTCGCAGGACCTGGAGTTCGGCACCGCGGGCCTGCGCGGCGTGCTGGGCGCCGGTCCCAACCGGATGAACCGCGCCGTCATCCGCCGCACCACCGCGGGCCTGGCGCGCTACCTCAAGGAGCAGGTGCCGGACGTCGCCACCCGGGGCGTGGTGGTGGGCCGCGACGCGCGCAACCTGAGCGCCGAACTGGCCGAGGACACCGCCGCGGTGCTGGCCGCCGAGGGCATCCCCGCCCACGTCTTCCCGGAGCCGGTGCCCACGCCGCTGGTGGCCTTCGCCGCGCTGCACCTGAACGCCGCCGCGGCCGTCATGGTGACGGCCAGCCACAACCCGCCCGAGTACAATGGCTACAAGGTCTATTGGGGCAACGGCGCGCAGATCATCCCGCCGCATGACACGGGCATTGCCTCCGCCATCGCCCGGGTGGAGCCCGCCAACCGCGTGCCGCTGCTGACCCCGGCCGACGCCCGCGCCAATGGCCTGTGGCGGGATTTGCCCGCGGCCATCGGCGACGCCTACGTGCGCGCCATCCTGGGGCTGCGCGTGGTGGGCAAGGGCTCCGACTCGCTGTCCATCGTCTACACCGCCATGCACGGCGTGGGCGGCGACTGGGCCGTGCGGGCCCTGCGCGAGGCGGGCTTCCCGCGCGTCACCCCGGTGGCCGAGCAGCAGCAGCCGGATGGCCGCTTCCCCACCGTGCGCTTCCCCAACCCGGAGGAGCCGGGCGCCATGGACCTGGCCACCGCCACCGCCGAGCGCGTGAAGGCGGACGTGGTGCTGGCCAATGACCCGGACGCGGACCGGCTGGCCGTCATGGCGCGCGACGCGGATGGGGCGCTGCGGCTGCTGACGGGCAACGAGGTGGGCGTGCTGTTGGGCCACTACGTCCTCACCCAGGGGTCGAAGCAGGGGAAGCCACACGTCGTCACCACCATCGTCTCCTCGGCGCAGCTGGGGGACATCGCGCGTTCGCTGGGCGCCGCGTGTGACGAGGTGCTCACCGGCTTCAAGTGGATCGCCAACCGCGCGCTGGAGCGCGAGCAGGCCGAGGGCACCCGCTTCGTCTTCGGTTATGAGGAAGCGCTGGGCTACACCGTGGGCACGGTGACGCGCGACAAGGACGGCGTGGGCTCGGCGCTCGTCATGGCGGACCTGGCGGCGTGGTGCCAGGCGCGCGGCACCACGGTGCTGGGCTACCTGGAGGAGATTCAGCGCGCGCATGGCCTGTACGTGGGCTCGCAGCGCAACTTCACGTTCCCCGGCGCGGCGGGCGCGCAGGTCATCCGCGGCATCATGGACGCGTTCCGCGCCTCGCCTCCGAAGCACATCGGCGGTGACGCCGTCCGCGCCGTGAGTGACTACAAGAAGGGCGAGCGGGGCCTGCCTCCCTCCAACGTGGTCGCGTTCGAGCTGGAGAGCGGCGGCCGCGTCACGCTGCGTCCCTCCGGCACCGAGCCGAAAATCAAATACTACTTCGAGCTGAAGGAGACGCTCGCCGACGGTGAGCCCCTGGCTCAGGCCCGTGCGCGCGCCGAGTCCCGGCTGGCCCGCTTCATCGATGCTTTCCTCGGCCTCGCGCGTGAGCGCGGGCAGCCGGCGTGA
- a CDS encoding TraR/DksA family transcriptional regulator has translation MNAKQREELQALLLALHSELTEKTPSRIEPNRTDDARIGGDEDEQPLNEMMQAIASNRNRNMDGVLARVLKALGKLREDPDGYGECEECGDEIPLGRLRAMPYAEFCVTCQGNKDGPKGRATRSKLTDYT, from the coding sequence GTGAACGCGAAACAGCGAGAGGAACTCCAGGCGCTGCTGCTCGCGCTCCACTCGGAGCTGACGGAGAAGACGCCGTCGAGAATCGAGCCCAACCGTACCGATGACGCGCGCATCGGCGGCGACGAGGACGAGCAGCCGCTCAACGAGATGATGCAGGCCATCGCCTCCAACCGGAACCGGAACATGGACGGCGTGCTGGCCCGCGTGCTCAAGGCGCTGGGCAAGCTGCGCGAGGACCCGGACGGCTACGGCGAGTGCGAGGAGTGCGGCGACGAGATTCCGCTCGGCAGGCTGCGCGCCATGCCCTACGCGGAGTTCTGCGTGACGTGCCAGGGCAACAAGGACGGCCCCAAGGGCCGCGCCACCCGCAGCAAGCTGACCGACTACACCTGA
- the deoC gene encoding deoxyribose-phosphate aldolase: protein MSDSEDLFHFVEDIANQARRRLEAWKEGQTPGASAPASGPSTARVAMETVRSHADLAPYIDHTLLKPEARAEDVVKVAEEARQYGFATVCVNSTHVATAARVLAGTSTLPIAVVGFPLGASLPSAKAFEARESIRAGAREIDMVLNVGALKAHDYALVHQDIAAVVEASRPVPVKVILETALLTDEEKVIACSLSKAAGAAFVKTSTGFGPGGATEADVALMRRVVGDTVGVKASGGIRSAEDAMKMLRAGANRLGASASVAIVSGQTSTSKY, encoded by the coding sequence ATGTCCGACTCCGAAGACCTCTTCCATTTCGTCGAGGACATTGCCAACCAGGCGCGCCGCCGGCTCGAGGCGTGGAAGGAGGGGCAGACGCCCGGGGCCAGTGCTCCCGCGTCGGGCCCGTCCACCGCCCGTGTGGCCATGGAGACGGTGCGCTCCCACGCGGACCTGGCGCCGTACATCGACCACACGCTGCTCAAGCCCGAGGCTCGCGCCGAGGACGTGGTGAAGGTGGCCGAGGAGGCTCGCCAGTACGGCTTCGCCACCGTCTGCGTGAACAGCACGCACGTGGCCACCGCCGCGCGGGTGCTGGCTGGCACGTCCACGCTGCCCATCGCCGTGGTGGGCTTCCCGCTGGGCGCCTCGCTGCCGTCCGCCAAGGCCTTCGAGGCCCGGGAGTCCATCCGCGCCGGGGCGCGGGAAATCGACATGGTGCTGAACGTCGGCGCGCTCAAGGCGCACGACTACGCGCTGGTGCACCAGGACATCGCCGCCGTGGTGGAGGCCAGCCGGCCCGTGCCGGTGAAGGTCATCCTGGAGACGGCCCTGCTGACGGACGAGGAGAAGGTCATTGCCTGCTCGCTCTCCAAGGCCGCGGGCGCCGCCTTCGTGAAGACGTCCACGGGCTTCGGTCCGGGCGGGGCCACCGAGGCGGACGTGGCGCTGATGCGCCGGGTGGTGGGGGACACGGTGGGCGTGAAGGCGTCCGGCGGCATCCGCTCCGCCGAGGACGCGATGAAGATGCTGCGCGCGGGGGCCAACCGCCTGGGCGCGTCCGCGTCGGTGGCCATCGTCTCCGGGCAGACCTCCACCTCGAAGTACTGA